Sequence from the Pogoniulus pusillus isolate bPogPus1 chromosome 16, bPogPus1.pri, whole genome shotgun sequence genome:
tagagatcatccagtccaaagcaggggcacccacagcagcttgcccaggatcacagccagttgggtttggaatccctccagagagggagactccagaacctctccgtgcagtctgctccagggctccagcaccctcacaccaaacaagtttctcctcctgttctgggttccagtttgtgtcctggAATCtactgggttccagtttgtgtccattgcctcttgtcctctctCTGGGCACAACTGacaaagagtctggccccatcctcttgcctccaTCCCCCTTTGGATATTCAttagcattgatcagatcccctctcaggctgctcttctccagactaaacaagagCCTCCCCTCacaacagagatgctccaggccccatcATCTTGATaggctctgctggactctcttcagtctctcttgaactggggagcccaggacagggcacaatactccagatgtggcctcactagggcacagtggagagggaggagaacctcccttgacctactggccccACTTTTCTTAATGCTCCCCAGAAGACCATTGGCCTCTTGACCACATGAACCTATTGGTGGCTCACagtgaacttgtccaccagcactcccaggtcctcctcagtggagctgcttttcagcaggtgGTCAAACACCAGTGTGCAGTTTTAGTACCATCATTTATGACTGCTCACCTGGCCTCTGCATATAGCGGTGCAGATGTCAGACAAGGTGTGGCAGAAAttaacttttctttctctttattttagtttatttttacaATTTTGGATGGAAGGATTATGGAGTGGCCTCTCTCACTACCATACTTGACATGGTAAAAGTCATGGCCTTTGCCCTGCAGGAAGGGAGGGTGGCTGTGCACTGCCACGCGGGACTCGGTCGGACAGGTAAGTGCTCTGCTCTAAGCTCATCTTGAGTAGTTCTCTGCAGATGCAAACCAACCTCTGCTTGTCAGTCATGAATAATTTGTTTAGGTTCTGTGCCACTGCCATGTGTGGAATTCTCTTCATCTGTGAAATGATTAACAATGCTAAGCATGCCTGTGAAAATGAGGAGATCATTTTTAGTGTAGTAACCCCAGAAACCTGTAAGGTTAGAAAATGTTTGGCTCTCTCTagtaaacacagaatcacagaatggttggggctgggaaggacctccagagatcaagtcctaACCCcatgccaaagcaagatcacctagaccaggtcacacaggaacagagtcaggcaggtttggaatctctccagagaaggagactccagaacttctctaggcagcctgctccagggctgtagcactctcacaccaaagaagttgctcctcatgttgaggtaaaacctcctgtgttccatttTGTACCcagtgttccttgtcctatcactgggtaccactgacaagagcctggcaccttcattttGACATCCacacctcagatatttatagacattaataagatgCCTTGTTAATTAATAATTCCCTGTTACATGCAAATGAGGCAACTCCATTTTGAGATGGGCCAAATCCCCTCCATACTCTTTGACTGTCCAATATTTATTACATGTTTCCAAAGCTGCCACTCCTGTGAGATCAGATAGGTTTGCTGAAACAGATCCAATTTCACTTTTTTCAAGGCATTTTTGCCCATCTCCTTCCTCTAGAAGGATACTACATGCTCACAAGGGATGGAACTTCTAGAGATGTTGTAGTGAGAAAGTAGTTCTCCCCAAGAGTGTGGTGAGAGTGGATTTACTGTCTTGGGATCCAGCAAATACAACTGTACTTAGGGAACAGGATCATGCCAtacttcagttggaaaagccctctgagatcattcagtccaaccattctgtaACTCTTCCTGAAGTCtggagctaaaccatggccctcagcaccacagctctgcctctctgaagcacctccagggatggggtttcaagcacctccctgggcagcctgtgccaggctttgagaatccTTTTGCGGAAGAAGTTTAttctaatgtctaacctaaacctcccctggtgcaacttgaggccatttcctctcattctatcacttgttcctagggagaaCAAAGCAACATACATCGCCGATgcactgaggtctcccctcagcctcgtcttctccagaccaaacaacccTAAGTCCCCCTCAGCCACTTAGAATCATAAGagtcaaccatgttggaagagacctccaagatcatccaggccagcctagcacccagccctatccaatcaactagactatggcactaagtgcctcatccagtcttgtcttgaacacctccagggacggtgattccaccacttccctgggcagcccattccaatgccaatcactctctctggcaagaacttcctcctaacattcagcctagacctcctcttgcacaacttgagactgtgccccttgttctattgctgggtgcctggaggaagagaccaaccccacctgcctagagcttcccttcaggtagttgtagacagcaatgaggtctgccctgagcctcctcttctgcaggctgcacacccccagctccttcagcctctcacagggctgtattccagacccctcaccagcttcgttgcccttctctggacacgtttcagtacctcaacatctctctcgaattgaggagcccagaactggacacagtactcaaggtgtggcctgaccagaataacctcccttgtcctactggccacactgttcctgatgcaggccaggatgccacctgggcacactgctggcacacctctcaccagccctgttctccagacccttcaccagctttgtttcctgctccgtcacctcaatgtccttggagtgaAAGGCCTAAAACTAaacccaggattcaaggtgtggcctcaccagtgtccagtacaggggcacaatcactgccctaccccttctggccacactattgctgatccaggccaggatgctggtggccttggcCAGCTTGGCACAccctgactcatcttcagctggctggcaatcaatgcctccagggctttctgtcctgggcagctcaaTCCTCCCTCCCAGCTTAGTATCTGAAACTTCCTGAGGGTGtcctcaatcccctcatccagatcatccctaaagacattaaagagaactggcccagcactgagtcctggggaacaccacttgtgaccagctgccaactggacctaagtccattccccaccactcctAGGGCCTGGCCATCAGCCAGTTTTTAACCCAATCAAGCATCCACTCTTCCAAGCCaagagcagccagtttctccagtaTCCTGCTGTGGGAAACAGGGTCAAAGGCTAAAGTCCAGTTAAACAACAACCAGAGCTTCTCTCTCATGCACTCAGCAGGCACTCACAGAGGCACTTCTAGAAGCCTGCATCTTTACCTAGGTTAATTTCATCCAATAGTTGCACCAAGTCTTTGTCTGGCTCTGATTGTTCTCCAGCTAATGCTTGTCTCTTTTCCAGGGGTTCTCATAGCTTGCTACCTGGTTTTTGCAACAAGAATGAGTGCTGATCAAGCCATTCTCTTTGTCAGAGCAAAAAGGCCTAATTCCATTCAGACTCgagggcagctgctgtgcatcAGAGAATTCACTCAGTTCTTGGTTCCTCTCAGAAACGTCTTTGCGTGCTGTGAGCCCAAGGCACACACTGTGACGCTGGCCCAGTACCTGACCCGGCAGAGGCACCTGCTTCACGGTTACGAGAGCAGGCACCTCAAACATGTGCCAAAGCTCATCCACCTCGTCTGCAAACTGCTGCTAGACTTGGCTGAAAACAgacaggtggtggaggcagagctgttggagaTCCCAGACCTCTCAGCTGAGATTGAAGAGACTGTTTCTCACTTGGTGTCCACGCAGCTGGACAGAGAATTTGCAAGGCAGGACAGCGATACCTCTGAGTCCTCCCACAACCACTCCTCCACTTTTGAGACCCAAGACAGTCCTTATTCACTGGGACACGAATGTGATCCTCTTTGGAAAAGAAGGAATGTGGAATGCCTTCAGCCTCTGACTCATCTGAGAAGGCGTCTAAGCTACAGTGAGTCAGACTTAAGGAGAACTGAGTTTCTTGTAGAGCAAGGGGAAACTGCATGGACTGTACCTGCTCACATACTGCTGTGCAACAAGCTGAAGGAGACCAGTGGTGAGGAAAGTTCTGCCACAGGAGAGCAAAAGCCCCGGGTGGAGCTAAACAAGGAGATGTTGGTGCGGAACACCTGCATGTTCTggagccaagggaggtttaacCTGGATGGCCGAAAAGGTGAATCCTCCCTTTATTGTAGGAGAAACTCTACCAAAGAAGTACAACGCAGCAGGACCTTTGCTTCAGGGCTAGCATCTCTCTCAAAGGCCAGGGAACCTGGAACCCCAAGGTATCACTTCAGCAATGAGATTGGTCACCGAAAAGAGCACAAGACTTATGGGTATGGCAGAGGAGGGTTTACCTCCGAGGACTCTgactcctcttcttcttctaaAGTAAACTTTTCCATTGGATATGAAAGCCAAGGTAGCAGAGATGTGTCAGAGACAATTCCACACATTGTTCTGCAATCAGAATTAAGTTTGGAAGCCCGGAGAGTTTTGGCAGCAAAAGCACTTGCAGACATAAATGAATTTCTGGGAGAGGATGAAGTGAAGGAGAAGGTAGAAATGTGGCAGGTAAATTGGATTCAATGTTACAAGCTCTGCATGTTTCACCTAGGTTAGTTCCTACAAGGCCAGAATGCTACCATGACCTTTGAAATGGCAGATGGGGACACCATATACACTGTGCTTCAGCACATGATTGTTTTTGTGGGCCAGTTTGTTCAGTCGTggcttcacagaatgggttgggttggaaggggcttaaACATCATCcggctccaaccccctgccatgggcagggacacctcccactagcccagcttgctcaaggcctcatccgacctggccttgaatgcttccaaggagggggcatccacaacctccctgggcaacctgttccagtgtctccatAGTCTCACTGGAaggaattccttcctcatctccagtctcagtctcccctcctcaagcaccaatccattccctctcatcctagcaCTACAGAAAGTGTAAAAAGTTCTTtcaaaagcaagcaaaacacACCTGCAGGTTTTAGCCTCTAGCAGGAGGCTAGAACACTGTTTCTCCTTGAGTTCCTTTGTTCTACTAACTAATGAAAATGACTGCAATTAACTGTGGTCATAATTTGGCTGTGGGTAGCAGCAAGTCACATAGATTGTAAGGTGGAGCTGTGTTGTTTCTCATCACCGCTTCCTCAGAACAGATCAGAGGGTTCTGTGTGTTAAAGTGCAACAATTTAGCAGCAATTTAACTGCTTATCCTTAAAACCAAATCCTCACAGCACGATTTGCTTTGGAGTTGGAATCCAAAGCTGCTTTATCTGTTCTAGTCGATAGCTGGGAGGTTCTGAGCTGCACAGTTTATGTCACCCTTCTGTATTAAAGCCTCATTTGTATTACTGCTGGTTCATGCTGATGAATTGGAAAAAAGAGCAATTCTTTAATTGTGACTCTTAAGCCCTTTTATGTTTTGTTTGAACTTGAGCATCCAAGTAGTGGTGCAATCAAAGAGGATGTTGTAAATAGCTGATgtgttttcagttttgttttgttctgttttgttttttgttttaagaAAGAACTGAATTCTCGAGATGGAGCTTGGGATAAAATCTGTACTGAGAGAGATCCTTTTATCCTCTGTAGCTTGATGTGGTCCTGGatagagcagctgaaggaacctATTATACCCAAAGATGATATTGATCTGCTGGCAAAAAATTGCACAGAATCCCAGGATGCTCTTTACTTACTGAGAAAGGTAGATATTGCCTACGTCAATGCATTCTTTCACTGCCAAGTACAGTTTGTTAATGTCTATCAGTCATTTATGGCCTTTGGGCAATGGAATTGCAACTTCAGTCTCTAAAAATCAGAAAGAGGATTGTTTTGGTCCTGGATAATAAGAGTTGTAATCATTCTGCAATGAGATTGCAGCtgtagaatcactgaatggtttagtttggaagggacctcacagatcatctgctccaactcccctgccacgggcacctctcagctagactcagctccTCGAGGCCTCAATGAAGTTAAAATCAATATATAAGAAAAATACCAGCTCCTGCCTTTGAGCACCATTTAGTGGAAGCTCCAGTTCAGTTTATTTCCCTGCAAATTCTGCAGTTTGAGATCCAAAGGCAAAAATGAGAAATCttttctctgtgcctggaggtatgGCTTTGGTTAGGGTCACATCTGGCAGCTGTACTTAATGGTTATCACGTTCATAGATTAataaaatggtttggattggaagggaacttaaagatcatcgagttccaactgCCTGCTATGGGccggggcacctcccactagctcagcttgctcaaggcctcatccaaccaggccctgaggggacatccacagcctccctggacaacctgttcacTCCACCCTCCTttaaggtagctgtagagggtgatgaggtcagcctcctcttctgaagactaaccaaccccagttccctcagctgttcacATAAAActtgtgttcaaggcccttccccagcttgcttGCTCAACACACTTCAACGTTCTTCCTGTAGTGGGGAGCCCAAACATGCACAGCATTTAGGGCTGAAAAGAGTAGATCTAACTTTTTTTGATGCCAGTTCACATGACTGTTACTGTTTGTGTGGAGAATCTCCAGATGTACACCTGACCTCCTAAAAACTTGTGATGCACTACAAGAGAAGGCTTTCTCCCATCTTGACTGAAATAATTATCTGGAGGTTCTTCAGGCTTCTGAGAATTCCCTCCCCAACTCCTACACCTGAAGGTTTCAATACAGAGAGGCACAGCCTGGTATTTAAACAGCAATTGACAAAACTTGAAAGGGAAATGTTTTTcatgaaaatatttcttctaaCAAGCTGCTGTTCTCTTTTTTCCCACCAGGAACAGTGTCAGACCATCCTTTGCATTTTACACTGTGTGGTGAACTTGCAGATGCTGCCAGCTGATGTGGAGGAGGCCTTACTTGCTCGTGCTATTAAAGCTTTCACTAAGGCAAGTACCCTTTGGGCTGTGGCACTGTGTTTATTTGTCTTAAACCATGAAGggtgaagcagcagagcaaaccTCTGGCTGAGAAAGTGCAGCAattcatgggatcacagaatcatagaatggtaggggttggaaggcacctgcagagatcatcctgtccaacctccctgcccaagcaggatGACTCAGGGCAGGTCAtatgggaacacatccagctgagTTTGGATattcttcagaggagactccacaacctctctgggcagcctgctccagggctccaacaccctcagagtaaagaagtttctcctcacgttgaggtagaacctcctgggttctagcttgtacccattattccttgtcctttCACTGGGCACCAGAGCCTGGCAttttcatcttgacacccacccctcaggtatttatagacactgataaTGTCTCCttggccttttcctctccacactaaacagccccaggactctcagttTTTCTTCATAGTAGAGTTGTTCtccaatcatcctcatagcctctgttggactctctccagcagttccctgtctctcgtgaactgggaagcccaaaactgaacatagtattccaagtgtggtctcaccaaagcagagtagagaggcagaagaaactctctagacctgctggccacacttttcttgatgcgcTCCAAGAGgaccattgactctcttggccacaagggcacattgctgtcctctTGGaccccaaggtctttctccatggaggcACTTTCCAGCATTTCACCCTTGGCATGCTTGTGCTTATCTCTTTCAGAGTTCACATTTGATAATAATCAGGGTAACACATATTCTCAGCCAAGTGACATTCTGCTACTGCAGCCTCAATCCTTTactctcatttttctctttctggatCACTGCCAATTCATGGACTCCTTCAAATTAGGGAAATGAGAATTTGTACATGGTGAGAATTAGTCACTGGGAGCAACTTACCAAAGGCTGAGATAGATTCTGTACCATTTGGAGTTCTTCCATCAGATTAAGTGATTTTCTGAGGGAGCACTGCAATTCAGTTCTGTTTCAGGCTTGTCTTTTATACAGGCTGTCTATGAACAGCTTCTGCTTTTGGAATAGTTTAATCGCAGTGACAGGTTGCACTTGCTGTTGCTCAGCtcacagctgcttctttctcagGTTCAGCAGGGGGTATGAACAGAACCTTCAGCTTACTGCTTCCTAACCTCGTGTAAATCACATAaatgtttcagttggaaaagccctttaagatcacaaagttcaaccattctctaactctaccaaggctggggctaaactgtggtcctcagcaccacagctctgcctctctaaaacatctccaggggtggggattcaaccacctccctggagaccCTGTTCCAGTAATTGAGAACCCTTTcggggaagaagtttcttctaagtcccaacttaaacctcccctggtgcgacttgaggtcatttcctctcatcctatcacttgcaactaggaagaagagaccaacccccagctggcttcagcctccttccagggagctgtagagtgagaaggtctcccctcagcctccttttctgcaggctgaacaatcccatgtTCCTTAGCCACGAAGTCTACTACAGACACACCTTTTTAAAACCATCATGGCTTTTCTCCTGCTACTATAGTTTGTTGTAATGTGTAGTCAGCAGAAACACTTAGCATTGAGTGCTCCATCAGGAGACACAGCTCCATCAGCACACAGATACCATCTTTGATCCGTCTGAAATCAAGGCTCTGTGTAATACATTGGTCACCTCCTTTGCTTTTATTTAACAACTGAACTTCAACTTCTTCCTTTTGTTTAGACCAGCATGGATTCTGAAAATGGACCATATGTTTACAGTACCTTGAAAAAAGTATTTAAACAAAcactggaagagaaaagaaaaaggctgaAGGAAGGAACAGAGAATCCCTCTTGAtttctgcccagctgtgctgaagAGCTGAGTGAGCCTACCAGGctatcctgcagctgctgccctctctTTGGTCTGGCTTGATTGACCTAACACTAGGTAATGGTAGCTGTTAACAAAGGCTTTTATTTTTGTAGAGGGCCTTTTAGAGAGTTGTTCTAAAGAACAGTGCCTGTATGACTGTACCCTAGCATTTGGTTTCATCTGCTTTCATATTGTGAACTGTACCCTTGTTTTCAGATCTATTTATGGATTTAGATATGGGCAAGCAACATTGTTTTCAGGTCACACAACTGCCATAAGTTCAGTGCCACGGTGCAGCAAGGTTTAATGGACTGAGTTGACATTATGTGTTGCATATGTTTACATTAATGTGATTTGATTTCACTTTGCAGAAAATAAATGCTGCCTGCACTTACTACATCtattttcctttcagaaaaTTTAAAAGACTAAGAATAAAACAGACCAATAAAACCAAGACTAAGCCTAAACAGATCTTGAGTTCTGCTATTGACAGCAGATGATTGTTTTTCCCCATCAGatattcatagaaccatggagttgttttggttggaaaagacctctaaggtcatcaagtcaaaCCATCACCCTGGACCTTAAACCAAGGTGTTTCTAAAAGATGTTGTAGTAGAGAAATATGTATTATTAGTGTTGTGTATATATAATTAGTATTATGTACATCTAGTTAGTATTAAGTATATATAATGAGTATTAAGCATATATAATTAGTATTACATTACCAAGGCTTTcatttacacttttttttttggctaagAAAAAGCTTTAAAGTGTTTTTTAGCAGAGGAAGTGCTTTGAAGAAAACTTTCCCCTAATACCTAAACTTTTATAGATCTTACACAATTATCAATGAACAAGTTTCCCTGATTCTAAACATGGAAACCTCTGACTTCACGACTTCACCCTCCTCTTGGATTTTCCCAGAGCCCAGCtaggctccagggagaaagcaAGGGAGTGTTTTTATCTCTTTGGCTTTGATCACACCTCCACACCAAGGCTGGACATCTGACTGGATGGCCTTCACGGTCTGCCTCTAAAGAAGGAAAGATGAATCCATTCTAATGGCATTTCATCCTCACTGGTGGTTCTGTTCTGCAAAGCTCCATCTGTCACTACTGAGCATCCCTGGTTTGTTAACTGGTAACAGGTGCTAAGCACTTCACTAGTGAGCAGATATTGCTAATATCTCACACTTGGTTGGGATGTTCATCTAGAGGTCAGCTTTGGTTCAGGGCCTGTTGTTCAGGCCACAGCACTTCAGATGCTCACCGCTTTACTGCTCCCAAGGCAGTAAAAGCCTCACTCCTGAAACAttttaagaggaggctcagcaccCAGATGTGGATTTTGCATGACTGCCAGTTGGTGATGGCCCGTCACCTAGGGCTCATCACAGGACCATTAATTAGTGAGGACCTTAGTTTTGTCTGCAGTAGATTTGCTTGTCAGGATTGTGTTGCTGGAGCAGCGCTTGATGACTTCCCTCTTTTCCTGAGTGTCCTCTTTGAGAAGGTTCATGCTTCCTGCAGTGAACATTCCCTTACCCCAGGACAGAGTCTCACCAGTCCATGGGTCTGGCCAGTTCAGGCTCCCTGGTCATGGATGTGGGCTTTCAGGGCCCACTGTTGATTGGAGTCTCTCCAtgtccagctcctgcctgcctacaCTGACTGTGCCTGGGCATCAAGCTGAGCCGGTGTTGGTGTCTCACAGGTTTGCTGTTGGTATCAGCCTGACACTTCTGTGACAGCTCTGTCCCTCTGTATGCACAGAAATGGCTGATCCCCAATGCTGTTGATCAGAGTCCTGTCAGCACACCCCCAACACCTACCATGGCAGAGCTATCCTTGTAGCCCTTGCTGGAGGACCAGCAAGCTTGGGCCTGGGCTGCTTCCATACCAGTTGCATCTGGAGGG
This genomic interval carries:
- the PTPDC1 gene encoding protein tyrosine phosphatase domain-containing protein 1 isoform X1 gives rise to the protein MQGSPQRRSAVSIFSNFFQGRRHSSSDPLLRMIQRRRSSVVEVLSSSTRRVMVAVSSLSPEELDASLPEKKRGSRRPTAKYTKVGERLRHVIPGHMQCSMACGGRACKYENPARWSDQEQAIKGLYSSWITDNILAMARPSTELIEKYNIIEQFERCGIKTVINLQRPGEHASCGNPLEQESGFTYLPEAFMGAGIYFYNFGWKDYGVASLTTILDMVKVMAFALQEGRVAVHCHAGLGRTGVLIACYLVFATRMSADQAILFVRAKRPNSIQTRGQLLCIREFTQFLVPLRNVFACCEPKAHTVTLAQYLTRQRHLLHGYESRHLKHVPKLIHLVCKLLLDLAENRQVVEAELLEIPDLSAEIEETVSHLVSTQLDREFARQDSDTSESSHNHSSTFETQDSPYSLGHECDPLWKRRNVECLQPLTHLRRRLSYSESDLRRTEFLVEQGETAWTVPAHILLCNKLKETSGEESSATGEQKPRVELNKEMLVRNTCMFWSQGRFNLDGRKGESSLYCRRNSTKEVQRSRTFASGLASLSKAREPGTPRYHFSNEIGHRKEHKTYGYGRGGFTSEDSDSSSSSKVNFSIGYESQGSRDVSETIPHIVLQSELSLEARRVLAAKALADINEFLGEDEVKEKVEMWQKELNSRDGAWDKICTERDPFILCSLMWSWIEQLKEPIIPKDDIDLLAKNCTESQDALYLLRKEQCQTILCILHCVVNLQMLPADVEEALLARAIKAFTKTSMDSENGPYVYSTLKKVFKQTLEEKRKRLKEGTENPS
- the PTPDC1 gene encoding protein tyrosine phosphatase domain-containing protein 1 isoform X2, encoding MKGSAITYSVCSVTGTAMAAGVLLQNELPYSSLLESSLHLAEMSSGGSRRPTAKYTKVGERLRHVIPGHMQCSMACGGRACKYENPARWSDQEQAIKGLYSSWITDNILAMARPSTELIEKYNIIEQFERCGIKTVINLQRPGEHASCGNPLEQESGFTYLPEAFMGAGIYFYNFGWKDYGVASLTTILDMVKVMAFALQEGRVAVHCHAGLGRTGVLIACYLVFATRMSADQAILFVRAKRPNSIQTRGQLLCIREFTQFLVPLRNVFACCEPKAHTVTLAQYLTRQRHLLHGYESRHLKHVPKLIHLVCKLLLDLAENRQVVEAELLEIPDLSAEIEETVSHLVSTQLDREFARQDSDTSESSHNHSSTFETQDSPYSLGHECDPLWKRRNVECLQPLTHLRRRLSYSESDLRRTEFLVEQGETAWTVPAHILLCNKLKETSGEESSATGEQKPRVELNKEMLVRNTCMFWSQGRFNLDGRKGESSLYCRRNSTKEVQRSRTFASGLASLSKAREPGTPRYHFSNEIGHRKEHKTYGYGRGGFTSEDSDSSSSSKVNFSIGYESQGSRDVSETIPHIVLQSELSLEARRVLAAKALADINEFLGEDEVKEKVEMWQKELNSRDGAWDKICTERDPFILCSLMWSWIEQLKEPIIPKDDIDLLAKNCTESQDALYLLRKEQCQTILCILHCVVNLQMLPADVEEALLARAIKAFTKTSMDSENGPYVYSTLKKVFKQTLEEKRKRLKEGTENPS
- the PTPDC1 gene encoding protein tyrosine phosphatase domain-containing protein 1 isoform X3, which translates into the protein MAAGVLLQNELPYSSLLESSLHLAEMSSGGSRRPTAKYTKVGERLRHVIPGHMQCSMACGGRACKYENPARWSDQEQAIKGLYSSWITDNILAMARPSTELIEKYNIIEQFERCGIKTVINLQRPGEHASCGNPLEQESGFTYLPEAFMGAGIYFYNFGWKDYGVASLTTILDMVKVMAFALQEGRVAVHCHAGLGRTGVLIACYLVFATRMSADQAILFVRAKRPNSIQTRGQLLCIREFTQFLVPLRNVFACCEPKAHTVTLAQYLTRQRHLLHGYESRHLKHVPKLIHLVCKLLLDLAENRQVVEAELLEIPDLSAEIEETVSHLVSTQLDREFARQDSDTSESSHNHSSTFETQDSPYSLGHECDPLWKRRNVECLQPLTHLRRRLSYSESDLRRTEFLVEQGETAWTVPAHILLCNKLKETSGEESSATGEQKPRVELNKEMLVRNTCMFWSQGRFNLDGRKGESSLYCRRNSTKEVQRSRTFASGLASLSKAREPGTPRYHFSNEIGHRKEHKTYGYGRGGFTSEDSDSSSSSKVNFSIGYESQGSRDVSETIPHIVLQSELSLEARRVLAAKALADINEFLGEDEVKEKVEMWQKELNSRDGAWDKICTERDPFILCSLMWSWIEQLKEPIIPKDDIDLLAKNCTESQDALYLLRKEQCQTILCILHCVVNLQMLPADVEEALLARAIKAFTKTSMDSENGPYVYSTLKKVFKQTLEEKRKRLKEGTENPS